A stretch of the Natribaculum luteum genome encodes the following:
- a CDS encoding alpha-D-ribose 1-methylphosphonate 5-phosphate C-P-lyase PhnJ, with protein sequence MTETDDIDVETAVSTDSIEAALEDLEGEGLEGYNYAYLDEHTKREVRRAILKAIAIPGHQVPYASRPMPLARGWGTGGIQASLSLLGPEETFKVIDQGSDESVNAANIRRLAVDTAEVATTTDTTDADVIQTRHRIPEEVLTDEQILVLQVPVTDALRKVDSSDAANRRRHAHKNYGKMWVHLYENVVEWGEINIAARYPTMVAGRYLMDPSPIPRWDVPKLDDADNLFVFAAGREARIYAVPPHTDVEPLAFEDRQFQVERFPEQSCAACGSTDTYLTEVETDDGTRHFACNDASFCLKRQDDPTLPKDHHLERSGVDWGPGTPDADGDGGVAGDADDGGDDE encoded by the coding sequence ATGACTGAAACCGACGATATCGACGTGGAGACGGCAGTATCGACCGACTCCATCGAGGCCGCCCTCGAGGACCTCGAGGGGGAGGGTCTCGAGGGGTACAACTACGCCTACCTGGACGAACACACCAAACGCGAGGTCAGACGGGCGATCCTGAAGGCGATCGCCATCCCGGGCCACCAGGTGCCGTACGCATCGCGGCCGATGCCGCTGGCTCGCGGCTGGGGAACCGGCGGCATCCAGGCGTCGCTGTCGCTACTCGGACCCGAAGAGACGTTCAAGGTCATCGACCAGGGCTCCGACGAGTCCGTCAACGCGGCCAACATCCGCCGGCTGGCGGTGGACACTGCCGAGGTGGCGACGACCACCGACACGACCGACGCCGACGTGATCCAGACGCGCCATCGCATTCCCGAGGAGGTGCTGACTGACGAGCAGATCCTCGTCTTGCAGGTGCCGGTCACCGACGCGCTCCGCAAAGTCGACTCCTCGGACGCGGCGAATCGTCGGCGACACGCCCACAAGAACTACGGGAAGATGTGGGTCCACCTCTACGAGAACGTCGTCGAATGGGGCGAGATCAACATCGCCGCCCGCTACCCGACGATGGTCGCCGGCCGCTACCTGATGGACCCGTCGCCGATCCCGCGGTGGGACGTCCCCAAACTCGACGACGCGGACAACCTCTTCGTGTTCGCCGCGGGCCGGGAGGCGCGCATCTACGCCGTCCCGCCACACACCGACGTCGAACCGCTCGCGTTCGAGGATCGGCAGTTCCAGGTCGAACGCTTCCCCGAGCAGTCGTGTGCCGCCTGTGGCTCGACCGACACCTACCTCACCGAAGTCGAGACAGACGACGGCACGCGCCACTTCGCGTGCAACGACGCGAGTTTCTGCCTGAAACGCCAGGACGATCCCACACTCCCGAAAGACCACCACCTCGAGCGATCCGGGGTGGACTGGGGACCGGGCACTCCCGACGCCGACGGCGATGGCGGTGTCGCTGGAGATGCTGACGATGGAGGTGACGACGAATGA